ATCTTGAAGCGCTCGGTGATGAAGTGGTGGAGCAGGTCGGGATCCTTGTAGTCGATCCGCAGCGACTTGTCGGCGCAGAACTTGCAGAACTTGCGCCGCCGCTGCGGGCGTTGACGCGCGCCCCGCCGACCGGCGGATGTGACCGGCTTCTGCGCGGAAGGGGGGGTAGGGGTTCGATTGGTCTCACTCATCGTTTCGTTCCTTCTTCATGGGAGTCGTATCCTTCGGTTGCATACGCAGCCTCCGGATTTGCGCGGCACGCCAGCGCCGCGATGGTGGTTTCGCAAGAAACCCTCAGCCGTCATTCGCGTTCGATGCGATTGTTCGATCGATACCGCCCTCTTCGCAAGGGGTCGGCATCAATGGCTCGGAAAGGGGGCGGCACGCCTCGACCCAGATTTCCACCTGGCCCCAATGGGGTTGGCCCTCGCGACGATAGTAGCGTCTGCGCAGGTAGCCGCGGATCTCCACCCGGCTGCCGTCGAGCCCCGCCAGCGCACGGGCCTGCGCCCCGGTGGCGCGCAGCGGCAGCGGCTGCTGCCGCTCGACGCCGGCCCGCGCCGGCCCGACATCCGGGCGTTCGAGCAACAACGCTGCAATCACCGCCGGCTCGCCGCTCGGAAGCCAACGCCTGCGGACGCCGTCGACGGTTCCGACGAGCCAGACCCGGTTCACGCCGATGGCGCAAGAGGCCGCCATCGCCGCGTCTCTCCGCTGTCTTTATGCCGC
The nucleotide sequence above comes from Zetaproteobacteria bacterium. Encoded proteins:
- the rpsR gene encoding 30S ribosomal protein S18, which produces MSETNRTPTPPSAQKPVTSAGRRGARQRPQRRRKFCKFCADKSLRIDYKDPDLLHHFITERFKILPARVTGTCAKHQRRLTTAIKRARQLALLAYTPLHKG